GCGTAGCCGCGGCTACTACTACAGCGTCTGAGCCGTGGTTGTGTATATCAGCCACATCGCGCTCTTTACCTAAGCTTTACCTTGCCCTGACGGCCCTTGACCTTGACCGCCCTAGACTGGGCTCATCCGGTGTTTACCGGTTTCAGACAAGGAGACACACCATGCGCAAGACCCTTACCGCAGTACTGCTCGCCCTGACCCTGCCGACTCTGGCCATGGCCATGCCTGAAGGCGGCCCGCGACACGGCGGCGAGCACGGCTCCCGCATGTTCAAAGAACTCGACCTGAGCAAAGAGCAGCACCGCGAAATCCGCAAGCTGATGGGCGAACAGATGAAAGGTCGCCATGAAATCACCAAACGCTACCTGGACAAGCTGCCGGCGGCAGAACAGAAAGCCATGCAGGACGAATTGCAGGCCGCCAAGGACAAACAGCACAGCGCCATCCGCGCTCTACTCAAGCCCGAGCAGCAGAAGGCCTTCGACGAGCACCAGAAGAAAATGGAAGAGCGCCGCGCCGAGTACCAGGCATTCAAAGCCTGGCAGGCCGAACAGGCGAAAAAGAACTAATCCAGGCACTGTTGCCTTTACGCCCATCAGGCTGCAAAGCCTGATGGGCGTTGCCATTACGACTAAGGAGCCACCGTGCGGTCACTGTTCTGGCGCATCTTTGCCAGCTTCTGGCTGGCTATTGCCCTGGTTGCAGGGTTGTCCATGCTGCTTGGACGCATGCTCAATCAGGACGCCTGGTTGCTCAGCCAACACCCCGGGATGGATGACCTCGCCGAGAAGTGGACGCAACGTTATGAGAAGAAAGGCCCACGCTCCGCCCAAGCGTTGCTTGAGCAACGTAAACGCAAGTTCCGCATTGATGTACAGGTGCTTGATGACAGCGGCCAGCCAGTGGTTCAAGGCACCTTCCCGCCTCGTGCAGCAGCCTTTGAAGCCCGCCATCGCAATGAGAAACGCCTGCCCTGGCGCCGCCTGAGTGTCGACTACACCAGCCCGCACAGCGGCGAAACCTACCTGTTTATCTACCGTATCCCGAACCCAGAAGTCGCCGCCTGGCAGCGCGAAAGCCGACTCTGGCCGCTGAGCGCACTGGCTATCGCCATGCTCGTGCTGACCCTGTTCAGCCTCTGGCTAACGCTTTCCATCACCCGCCCACTGAATCGCCTGCGCGGCGCTGTGCATGACCTGGGGCAAACCGCTTACCAGCAGAACAGCTTGGCCAAACTGGCCGAGCGGCGTGATGAGCTCGGCGTACTGGCGGCCGACTTCAACCGCATGGGCGAACGTGTACAGGGCTTGATCAGCAGTCAACGTCAGCTATTGCGCGACGTGTCCCATGAACTGCGTTCACCACTGGCGCGCCTGCGCATCGCTTTGGCGCTGACCGAGCGCGCGGATGCTGCCGAACGGGAAAAATACTGGCCGCGCCTGAGTCAGGAGTGCGACCGCCTGGAAGCGCTGATCAGTGAAATCCTCGCCCTCGCCCGCCTCGACGCCGAACCGGGCGCAGCGCAGCCGATCCACCTCGACGAACTGCTACACAAATTGCAGGACGACGCGCGCCTGGACGCGCCAGAGCAACAGATCAAGATTCAGCTGGACAACGGCCTACAGCTCAATGGCTGGCCAGACATGCTGCAACGCGCGATGGACAACCTGTTGCGCAATGCCCTGCGCTTCAACCCGGTTGATCAGCCCATCGAATTGACAGCCAGCAGAAGCGCCGAGCAACTATGCCTGAGCGTACGCGACCACGGGCCAGGGGTTGCGCCTGAGCTGCTGGCACGCCTTGGTGAGCCCTTCTTCCGCGCGCCTGGCCAGACCAGCAGTGGTCATGGCCTGGGCCTGGCCATTGCCCGCCGGGCGGCTGAGCGGCATGGCGGACAACTGGAACTGAGCAATCATGTGCAAGGTGGCTTTATCGCCACCCTGCACCTACCACTCACTCCACCGCAGGCCAGGCCCTGACAAAATCACTGACCTGCACCTGCGGCACCGCGCGCAACTCGCGCTCCGGCGTACCCAGGTAGAGGTAGGCAATTACCTGCTCATCGGCGTCCAATCCCAGGCCAGTGGCGACCTGCGGGTTGTAGGCCATATCACCGGTGCGCCAGACCGCACCAATACCTTGCGCATGGGCAGCCAGCAGAATCCCGTGGGCGGCACAGCCAGCGGCCAGCACTTGCTCCTGCGCTGGTACTTTCGGGCTGGCCTGCACACGAGCCACCACCACCACCAGCAACGGCGCACGCAGTGGCATGGCGCGCGCTTTGGTTACGGTTTCAGGGCTGGCATCGGCAGGTAATGCACTGGCAAACAGCTCACCCAGTTGCACCAGCGCTTCACCTTCCACGGTCAGGAAGCGCCAGGGTTTGAGCTGACCGTGATCGGGCGCGCGCAAAGCGGCACGAAACAACAGCTCGCGCTGAGCAGCATCGGGTGCCGGCGCAATCAGGCGCGGCGCGGAAACACGGTTTAGCAACGCATCAAGAGCGTCCATCGGCCACCTCGGCAATTAAAACAGGTGGCCATTCTAGTGCCTGCGCGCAGCTGAAGGGCAATGCGCGCAAATTCTCAGGCTACCCGCTCGGGAGAAACGCTCGGCAACACCGGCGGCATCAACGGCGGCAAGCCGTGTGCGCTGCGGGCTGCATCGCAATGCGGGTTGTGCTCGCCATTGGCCCACGAAGCCTCGAATTCGCGACAGGTGCTGGAGCGCTGTTCATACAGCGTACAGCGCACCCCTTGGCCAACTTCCCCCAGTAGGGCGTTACAACGCGTGGGTTTGCTTTCCGTGCCACGCATGGCAACACGGTGCGGGGTGATCAACACGACCTGATCGTCCGGCATCAAACCACCGGCAGACTGGCACTCACCCCAGAAGAAAGACACACGAAAATGCGCGCAGCAGGCGCCACAGCTAAGACAAGGATTGCTATCGGACATGATTTGGCGGGCTCAGAAACCGGCAAGGGCCGGCACCTGGCGGCTATTCTATGCAGCGCCAAGCGCTTGTAAAGCACGCATTACGACTGCTGTACAGCGGCTGCAGCGCGCGTAGAATAACGCCCCTTTGCCCTACAGAGCCCGAGCCGACTCCATGTCATTGCCGACACTGCGCATCATTGCTTTTATTCTCGGCATCTTCCTGATCACTCTGGCCGTCAGCATGCTGATCCCCATGCTGACGCTGCTGCTGTACTCACGCACCGACGACCTCAACGCCTTTCTCTGGTCCAGCCTGGTGACCGCCGCTGCAGGCATCGCCATGGTCATACCCGGGCGCCCCAAGGATGCACAACTGCGCCCGCGCGACATGTACCTGCTGACCACTGGCAGCTGGCTGGTGGTATGCATCTTCGCCGCTCTGCCGATGGTGCTGATTCACCACATCAGCTACACCGATGCCTTTTTCGAGACCATGTCCGGCGTTACTACCACAGGCTCAACCGTGCTGGCAGGCCTGGACCACGCCTCACCCGGCCTGCTGATCTGGCGCTCGATGCTGCAGTGGCTGGGTGGTATCGGCTTTATCGGCATGGCGGTGGCGATTCTGCCACTGCTGCGGGTCGGTGGCATGCGCCTGTTCCAGACCGAATCCTCCGACTGGGGCGAGAAGGTCATGCCGCGCTCGCACATGGCGGCCAAATACATCCTGTTTATCTACCTGAGCCTGACCCTGATCGGCTTTCTCGGCTTCTGGCTGGCCGGCATGACGCCCTTCGATGCGATCAATCATGCAATGACTTCGATCTCCACTGGCGGCTACTCGACCTCGGACTCATCGCTGGCCAACTGGAGCCAACCGGCTGTGCACTGGGTGGCGGTGGTGCTGATGATTTTCGGCGGTCTACCCTTCACCCTCTATGTCGCGACCCTGCGCGGCAACCGCAAAGCGCTGTTCAAGGACCATCAGGTACGCGGCTTTCTCGGCTTTCTGCTGGCCACCTGGCTGGTGTTCGGCACCTGGCTATGGCTGCACTCGGATAACAGCTGGCTGGATGCGTTTCGCATCGTCGCGGTGAATGTCACCTCGGTGGTCACCACCACCGGTTTCGCCCTCGGCGACTACACCACCTGGGGCAGTTTCGCCGTGCTGCTGTTCTTCTACCTGACGTTTGTCGGCGGCTGCTCGGGCTCAACCTCCGGCGGTCTGAAGATCTTTCGCTTCCAGGTGGCCTATGTGCTGCTGCGGGCCAACCTGCAACAACTGGTGCACCCGCGCGCGGTGATCAAGCAGCAGTACAACAATCACAACCTCGATGAAGAGATTGTCCGCTCGCTGATCACCTTTTCGTTTTTCTTCACCATCACCATCGGCGTGATCGCCCTCGGCTTGACCCTGCTTGGGCTGGACTGGGTAACTGCGCTGACCGGCGCAGCGACGGCGGTGTGTAACGTAGGCCCCGGTTTGGGCCCGATCATCGGCCCGGCGGGCAACTTCTCCAGCTTGCCAGATGCGGCCAAATGGCTGCTGACCATCGGTATGCTGCTCGGCCGCCTGGAAATTCTGACCGTATTGGTGCTGGTAACTCGGGCATTCTGGCGGCATTAAGGTTCTATTGGCCGAGTGATTGGCGCGCAAGACCGGCTACACACCCTAGACTCTTGCTATTACTGGAACGGAACCCGCTTAGATGGCTTGGCCGACCTTACGGATCATCGCGTTTATCAATGGCATTTTTCTTCTGACACTGGCGATCAGCATGGCCGTTCCCATGCTGACCCTGATGCTGTTTGCACGGCCTGACGAACTCAACGCCTTTCTCTGGTCCAGCCTGATCACCTTTATCGCGGGCATCGCGATGATTGCCCAAGGCCGGCCCAAGGATGTGCAGTTACGCCCACGCGACATGTACTTGCTGACGGTGTCCAGCTGGATACTGGTAGGGCTTTTCGCTGCCCTGCCCTTTATGTTTTCCCAGCATCTGGGCGTGACCGACGCAGTGTTCGAGAGCATGTCGGGTATCACCGCCACTGGCGCGACCGTCCTCACCGGGCTGGACAACATGTCGCCGGGCATTCTGATCTGGCGCTCGCTGCTGCACTGGCTCGGCGGCATTGGCTTTATCGCCATGGCCGTGGCGATTCTGCCCATGCTGCGGATCGGTGGTATGCGCCTGTTCCAGACCGAATCATCAGACCGCTCCGAAAAGATCATGCCGCGCTCGCATATGGTCGCCAAGTACATGATTGCCGCTTATCTGGGCATCAGCCTCATTGGCTGCCTGGCACTCTGGACCGCTGGTATGGGCGTATTCGATGCGATCAACCACACCATGTCAGCCATCGCGACCGGCGGGTTTTCCACCTCGGACCAATCGCTGGGCAAATGGACCGAGCCGGCGGTGCATTGGGTCACCATCGTGCTGATGATTCTCGGCAGCGTGCCGTTCGTGCTGTTTGCCTCAATGCTGCGCGGCAACTACAAGGCGCTGATCAGAGACCAGCAGGTACGCGGCTTTCTCGGCATTTTGCTGAGCACCTGGCTGCTGCTCGGCACCTGGTATTACCTGAGCACCGAACTGCATTGGCTCGAAGCTATTCGCCACGTGGCGTTTAATACCACCTCAATCATGACCACGACTGGCTTTGCCCTCGGCGATTACACGCTGTGGGGCGGCTTTGCCGGCATGCTGTTCTTCTACCTGGGCTTTATCGGCGGCTGCTCGGGCTCAACCGCAGGCGGGCTGAAGATTTTCCGTTTCCAAGTCGCCTACGTGCTGCTCAGGGCCAACCTGATGCAGCTGATCCACCCGCGCGCGGTGATCAAGCAGCAGTACAACCGCCATCACCTGGATGAAGACATCGTTCGTTCGATCCTCACCTTCTCGTTCTTCTTCACCATCACCATCGCCGTACTGGCCCTGGGCCTGACCCTATGCGGCCTGGACTGGATCACCGCACTCAGCGGCGCAGCCAGCACCGTCTCCGGCGTAGGCCCTGGCATGGGCCCGATCATCGGGCCGGCGGGCAACTTTTCCAGCCTGCCGGACACCGCAAAATGGCTGCTGACCTTCGGCATGCTGCTCGGCCGCCTGGAAATCCTCACCGTACTGGTGCTCATGCTGCCGGCCTTCTGGCGACACTAAGCGCGCCGTTACAGCCGTGCGCGGTACTCGCCCGGCGTGGTGTCAAACCAGCGACGAAAGGCGCGAAAGAAGT
This DNA window, taken from Pseudomonas sp. SG20056, encodes the following:
- a CDS encoding Spy/CpxP family protein refolding chaperone → MRKTLTAVLLALTLPTLAMAMPEGGPRHGGEHGSRMFKELDLSKEQHREIRKLMGEQMKGRHEITKRYLDKLPAAEQKAMQDELQAAKDKQHSAIRALLKPEQQKAFDEHQKKMEERRAEYQAFKAWQAEQAKKN
- a CDS encoding HAMP domain-containing sensor histidine kinase encodes the protein MRSLFWRIFASFWLAIALVAGLSMLLGRMLNQDAWLLSQHPGMDDLAEKWTQRYEKKGPRSAQALLEQRKRKFRIDVQVLDDSGQPVVQGTFPPRAAAFEARHRNEKRLPWRRLSVDYTSPHSGETYLFIYRIPNPEVAAWQRESRLWPLSALAIAMLVLTLFSLWLTLSITRPLNRLRGAVHDLGQTAYQQNSLAKLAERRDELGVLAADFNRMGERVQGLISSQRQLLRDVSHELRSPLARLRIALALTERADAAEREKYWPRLSQECDRLEALISEILALARLDAEPGAAQPIHLDELLHKLQDDARLDAPEQQIKIQLDNGLQLNGWPDMLQRAMDNLLRNALRFNPVDQPIELTASRSAEQLCLSVRDHGPGVAPELLARLGEPFFRAPGQTSSGHGLGLAIARRAAERHGGQLELSNHVQGGFIATLHLPLTPPQARP
- a CDS encoding nitroreductase family protein, with protein sequence MDALDALLNRVSAPRLIAPAPDAAQRELLFRAALRAPDHGQLKPWRFLTVEGEALVQLGELFASALPADASPETVTKARAMPLRAPLLVVVVARVQASPKVPAQEQVLAAGCAAHGILLAAHAQGIGAVWRTGDMAYNPQVATGLGLDADEQVIAYLYLGTPERELRAVPQVQVSDFVRAWPAVE
- a CDS encoding YkgJ family cysteine cluster protein → MSDSNPCLSCGACCAHFRVSFFWGECQSAGGLMPDDQVVLITPHRVAMRGTESKPTRCNALLGEVGQGVRCTLYEQRSSTCREFEASWANGEHNPHCDAARSAHGLPPLMPPVLPSVSPERVA
- a CDS encoding TrkH family potassium uptake protein, which produces MSLPTLRIIAFILGIFLITLAVSMLIPMLTLLLYSRTDDLNAFLWSSLVTAAAGIAMVIPGRPKDAQLRPRDMYLLTTGSWLVVCIFAALPMVLIHHISYTDAFFETMSGVTTTGSTVLAGLDHASPGLLIWRSMLQWLGGIGFIGMAVAILPLLRVGGMRLFQTESSDWGEKVMPRSHMAAKYILFIYLSLTLIGFLGFWLAGMTPFDAINHAMTSISTGGYSTSDSSLANWSQPAVHWVAVVLMIFGGLPFTLYVATLRGNRKALFKDHQVRGFLGFLLATWLVFGTWLWLHSDNSWLDAFRIVAVNVTSVVTTTGFALGDYTTWGSFAVLLFFYLTFVGGCSGSTSGGLKIFRFQVAYVLLRANLQQLVHPRAVIKQQYNNHNLDEEIVRSLITFSFFFTITIGVIALGLTLLGLDWVTALTGAATAVCNVGPGLGPIIGPAGNFSSLPDAAKWLLTIGMLLGRLEILTVLVLVTRAFWRH
- a CDS encoding TrkH family potassium uptake protein, coding for MAWPTLRIIAFINGIFLLTLAISMAVPMLTLMLFARPDELNAFLWSSLITFIAGIAMIAQGRPKDVQLRPRDMYLLTVSSWILVGLFAALPFMFSQHLGVTDAVFESMSGITATGATVLTGLDNMSPGILIWRSLLHWLGGIGFIAMAVAILPMLRIGGMRLFQTESSDRSEKIMPRSHMVAKYMIAAYLGISLIGCLALWTAGMGVFDAINHTMSAIATGGFSTSDQSLGKWTEPAVHWVTIVLMILGSVPFVLFASMLRGNYKALIRDQQVRGFLGILLSTWLLLGTWYYLSTELHWLEAIRHVAFNTTSIMTTTGFALGDYTLWGGFAGMLFFYLGFIGGCSGSTAGGLKIFRFQVAYVLLRANLMQLIHPRAVIKQQYNRHHLDEDIVRSILTFSFFFTITIAVLALGLTLCGLDWITALSGAASTVSGVGPGMGPIIGPAGNFSSLPDTAKWLLTFGMLLGRLEILTVLVLMLPAFWRH